The DNA segment GTGGACGGAGTGAAGACAGACCGGAGCCGGACCAAGACTGAGACCAGGACAacagcatcctcctcctcctcctcctcacactgaGACATCATGCTGCCCggctcctctctgctcctgctcctcatcCTCGGCACCGCCGCCTGCTTCGAGCTGCTGCCGGAGGAGGCAGCTCCCCGCCGGGCTCGGTTCTCCGCAAACAGCCCGAGTGAGTCACGGCTGAGTGAGAGCTGCAGCCTCTGCTTTACggctctgtttctctgcttcctctctgggTTTGGCAGTTTGCAGCATGTGAACTCATTTTACAACATGGGCTGAACTTGTgtcttatttttacttttaaaggaTCATACCTCTGTTTTTATGCTCTGGTtcatttacagcagctttaCTTACACTCTCAAagcttccttccttcctttctgtctgtctgtctgtctgtgcactCTGCAGTGAGCTGTACCTGCTGTCCAGGTAGTAGATGGTTGTCATGCTGTGGACTGAAACTGTTCTCAGAACTGTTACTGACTGACAACACTCTGATCATCTCTCAGAACTTCCTGTAGATTTTAGggtttttgaatgttttcctctgcagccgttggtttccattcatttgATGCCAgtctacactgtgtgtgtgtaacctgtgtgtgtgtgtttgcagctgatGTGGCCAGATGTTTGAACGGGGCCGTGGCCGTCGGCTGCGGCTTCTTCTCCTGTCTGGAAAACTCAACCTGTGACACGGATGGGATGCATGAAATCTGTGAACTCTTCCTCCACACAGCTGCTACCTTCAACACAGAGGTCTGtctgtcattctgtctgtcCGTCCACCTGTCTgctacctgtctgtctgtctgtctgtctgtctgacctgtgTCCGTTATTCTGCAGGGTAAAACATTTGTCAAGAAGAGTCTGCACTGCATCTCCCAGGGAATCACAGCCAAGGTTTTCCAAACTATCCGCCGCTGCAACATCTTCCAGAGGATGATCGCTGAGGTTTGGAAACTCACAGAGAAACTCACGATGAAGACAACACTCCTCCGTCGTCTTtgttgattttatatttttctgtctttttaaaaaggtgCAAGAAGAGTGTTACACCAGCCTGGACATCTGCACCGTGGCTCGTACCAACCCTGACGCCATCGGAGAGGTGGTGCAGGTGCCGACTCACTTCCCCAACAGGTCAGCACTGATGACAGCAACACAtctgtctcacacactcacagtaatAAAACACTGTACAAAGAGCTTAACAGCAGCCAATCGAGAGCCTGACGGATTAATGACAGAacaactgctgctttaaa comes from the Lates calcarifer isolate ASB-BC8 linkage group LG9, TLL_Latcal_v3, whole genome shotgun sequence genome and includes:
- the stc1l gene encoding stanniocalcin 1, like; its protein translation is MLPGSSLLLLLILGTAACFELLPEEAAPRRARFSANSPTDVARCLNGAVAVGCGFFSCLENSTCDTDGMHEICELFLHTAATFNTEGKTFVKKSLHCISQGITAKVFQTIRRCNIFQRMIAEVQEECYTSLDICTVARTNPDAIGEVVQVPTHFPNRYYSTLLQTLQACDEQTVAAVRAGLIARLGPDMETFLQLVQNKPCATGSGSTAFNNPSSWRNMPVFNIQPGFRGRDPTHLFARRSVDDSEGEVKAEK